The sequence TTCTTCATCAAATACAATATAATTTAAATGTTCATCTTTAATTCTGTCGGGAAATGTCTTTTTCAAAAAATTCAATGTATATTTTGTAAATACGTCAACAACATCCTGAGGCCTTTTGGCATGATTCAACATGTCATGATATTCTTTTTTAGTTTCCTCATAATACTTTACATAAGATTTCATCATACTTTCCCCCTCCTATCTATGAGTCTGTTATTTTTGACTCTAAATATGCGGGAAAAGTTCTTAATAAAAAGATTTTAATTTCAATATAATCTATCAAAAAAATAATTCAGTATACTCATAGTATAAATTCCTGCCGTTTCAAATCTCATAATTGTATCTCCAAGGTTGACTCTATTTTCAGGTAATTTTAAAATTTCTTCTTCTGTAAATCCCATATCAGGACCTAAAATTATAGAAATTTTTTCTACTTTAGACATATGATTTAATTCATCTTTTAATGATTTTGTTGAAGTTAAATCCAACATTATTGGATTTTTTATTGTTTGAATATTTTTCAAATCGAAAAATTTAACTTCTGGAAAAACAGGATTTTCTGATTGTTTAGAACTTTCTATAATAGTTTTTTTGAATTTTTCAATAGTCTTAAATTTTAACTGTGACTTTTTACTGTGAAATATATAAATATTGTTTACTCTTAATTCAACTAATTTTTCTATTAAGATTTTCATTCTATCAAATTTACTTGCTCCTATATAAAAGTCTATCTCTGGGGTTAACTTTTTAATATAAGTTTCTTTTGTTTTTATCTGACAAATAGTCTCATTTTTCCTAATTTTTTCTATTATGCAATAATATATATTCCCTTTACCATCAAAAACCTTTATTTCATCATTTTCTTTTAATCTTACGATTTTTAAATGTGATGTTTCACCTTTATCAAGAATTACCTTATTTTCATTAAATATGCCATAAAAAGCATTAGGCATTAGCCTATTACCTCCACTCCCATATATGGAACAAGTACTTTTGGAACTTTTATTTTTCCATCAGCTAATTGATAATTTTCCATTATTGCTACAACGGTTCTTCCAATTGCAAGTCCTGAACCATTTAATGTGTGAACATATTCCATTTTATTATTTCTTGTTCTATATTTTGTATTACCTCTTCTTGCCTGAAAATCCTTAACATTACTACATGAAGATATTTCTTTGTATGCATTATAACTTGGTATCCATACTTCAAGGTCATATGTTTTTGCTGCAGCAAAACCTAAATCCCCACTACACAGAGTTATTACTCTATATGGTAATTCTAAAAGTTGTAAAATTCTTTCTGCATGAGAAGTCAACTCTTCCAAAGCTCGTTCAGAATCTTCTGGTGTGGTATACCAGAACAATTCTACTTTATCAAATTGATGTTGCCTTATCATACCCCTTACATCTTTCCCATAACTTCCTGCTTCTCTTCTATAACATGGCGTATAAGCAACATATTTTAATGGTAAATCTTTAAAACTCAATGTTTCATTTTGATGCATTCCGGCAAGAGCAACTTCTGAGGTAGGAATTAAAAACAAATCATCATTCTTTGTGTTATAAGCTTCTTCTTCAAATTTTGGTAATTGTCCAGTTCCCAACATTGTTTCTCTTTTTACCAGATGAGGAGGTAAAACTTCCATATACCCGTGTTCTTTAGTATGAACATCAAGCATAAAATTTATTAATGACCTTTCAAGTCTTGCTAATTGTGATTTTAATATTGAAAACCTTGATCCACTTATTTTAGAAGCTCTTTCAAAATCCAACATTCCTAATTCAGGACCTAAATCCCAGTGTGCTTTAGGTTTAAAATCGAATTCACGAATCTTGCCCCATTTTCTAATTTCTATATTATCCTCTTCTGATTTCCCAATAGGTACGCTTTCATCAGGAATGTTGGGAATATGTAATAATTTTATATGTATTTTATCTTCTATATCTCTCATTTGCATTTCTATTTCTTTTATTTCATTACCAATTTCTTTTGATTCTTCCTTGATTTTTGTAAATTCTTTTACATCACCAGCGGCTTTTAATTTAGCAACTTGTTTTGAGTATTCATTTCTTTTGGCACGTAATTCATTAACCTCTGTTTGTAATGATCTTTTCACTTCATCTAATTCTTTTATTTGGTTAATTAAATCTGTTTCATGATTTCTCTTTTCTAATGCTTCAATAATAATTTCAGGATTCCTTCTTATCAATTTTATATCTATCATTTATTCTCCTCCTTATCTTCTATTTCAAGAGTTAATTTAACTTTATTAGCAGAAATTTCATTTTTATCCGTTTTGAATGTTGCCTTTGTTGTTTCCATGTCGATCTTTTTCTTCGGATTTGTTATTTTTACATTATTATTTAATACCAAAATTTTTGTATTCTCATCATATTCAAAAGATCTGGAAAAAATTAAATAATCATCTTTTATAATTTTTACAAGTTCTTTTTCTGAATTCATTTTTCCAGAATATGTTTTATTTTTATTATCAAAATTAATTTCATCACAATATATATATATTTTCTTATCATTGTTTTCTAATATAATAACAGTTTCAACATTCCCTTCTAATAAACCTGTATCTTTTTTTAAGTCATATTCCAGAGATACTGCTGTTGCTTCCATTGTATCTGTTTTTATTTTAATACCACCTTCAGATGCCAATTTTCTCCATTCATCATTAACAAGTGTAACTGTTGCTAAATCCGTTAATACTTCTAAAGTTCCTTTAATAACCTGAACATTATTTTTCAATACATAAAATTCATCTCCGCCTTTTACAGTATCTGCACTTACATGTATGGTAGAAGAATATGATATTATAACAAAAGACAGAATGAAAATCATTATAAAAACTTTTTTCATTATTATACCTCCAAATTTTTATTTATCCATGTTTGAGCTATTTTTTTGGCATTATTATATGCTGCTCCACTTAAAGAGTGAAAGGATATTTTTAATGGAGTCAAAATATCTTTCTCTTTAGTAATTATATCAAATAATTTCTTTTTTCTCAAAAAAAATGAATAAAGTAATATTTCAGCACCATTTTTAGGATTCGGTAAAACCATCGAACATTCTAAAGATGTTATTATATCTATGTCTGAAATATTTAAAGGACATAATGATATTTCAGATGATGGAATTAATTTCTGTTTATTATATTCATAATATTTTAAAAAGGGTGGAGTTGAAAATGATGCTAATAAAGCATCGACATACAATTCATCTAAATTAAAATTATATATTTCCTTTTTTTCAATATTATAACTTTCAATCTGAAAAAAATCACCTAATTCACCTATTTTTGTATTTCCAAAATAAGACTTTAATTCCTTTTCTAATTCTTTATGAGATTCAAATTCAAATTGTTTTCTTTTATTTAGTTTCCATAATGCAATCGCCTGATTATATAATTTTTCATATATTTTATCTTTAAAAAAATATCGATTTAATACTTTTGAGTTTTGTATGAATTCAATCATTTTACCAAAAAAATTTTTTCTATATTTTGATATAAAAAATGGCAATAAAGCGCTGACTCCTGTAACTCTCAGAAAAACCGGTACATTCTGATGCAGAAATTGCGATATTATTCCAGAATTCCAATAAATACCATATTTTATATCACCAGCAGCTATTTTTATTCTATTCATGTTCTTCACTTCTTTCAAGTTTTGTTTTTGCTTCAAAATATATTTCTTCATATTTTTCAAATTCATACCATTGATATATTGAATCAAATATATAAATTTCATCTGCCTGTTTTAATTTTTCTTCTGTAATATAGTCTATACTTAAAGAAGAAATATAGTTTATGTATTCCAATCCATCATTAAATTTATCATTTTTTTGTGGAATATGTGAAGCAACTACATATTTAGCTCCTAATTTTCTGCAAAGATTTATAGGAACTTCTTCCAATAAACCGCCATCTAAAAGTGTCATTCCACCCATTAGTTTTGGAGTGAATGCTGCCGGTACATTTGATGAAGCCATAACTGCATCCAAAATATATCCTTCTGTTATTTCTTCGATATTTTCAGAATCTATATCCACAGCTACAACACCAAAGGGTATTTTACAATCTGAAAAGCGTTTTTTATAAAATAATGGTTTTAAAAGCTTAAACAATAAATCATTATTTAAAATCCCCTTTGAAGATAATAACTTAGCAAAACCAGTAATCTTATTTTCAAGATTCTTTTTTATATAATTTATTTCTTTTGATGAATGTTTTATAATATAATTAAATTTCTTCATCACCAGTTTACTATTAGGTTCTAATGAATACAATGCCCCTATTATAGAACCTGCACTACACCCGCTTATAGAAACAGGATTATTTTTATATTTCAACTCTAAATGTTCCAATAAAGCTATATGAGCCATCCCTCGAATTCCACCACTCCCCAGAGCAATTCCGTATTCCATTATAATCCTCCCATTATTACATATACAGCAATTCCGCCAACTATACCTCCAACTAAACCATATAACAAATTGTTCAATATATTTTGATTATTAATTCTACTTTCCAATGATTGTAATCTTGATTCAAGATTATCCGTATTTTCTGAATATTTTTTCATTTCCAGCAACTCTGTAGTAATTTTACTATTTTGAGATTTTAAATTTGTTACTTCTTTTTCCAGATCTATTATTTTCTCATCAAG is a genomic window of Marinitoga sp. 1197 containing:
- a CDS encoding 16S rRNA (uracil(1498)-N(3))-methyltransferase codes for the protein MPNAFYGIFNENKVILDKGETSHLKIVRLKENDEIKVFDGKGNIYYCIIEKIRKNETICQIKTKETYIKKLTPEIDFYIGASKFDRMKILIEKLVELRVNNIYIFHSKKSQLKFKTIEKFKKTIIESSKQSENPVFPEVKFFDLKNIQTIKNPIMLDLTSTKSLKDELNHMSKVEKISIILGPDMGFTEEEILKLPENRVNLGDTIMRFETAGIYTMSILNYFFDRLY
- the serS gene encoding serine--tRNA ligase — its product is MIDIKLIRRNPEIIIEALEKRNHETDLINQIKELDEVKRSLQTEVNELRAKRNEYSKQVAKLKAAGDVKEFTKIKEESKEIGNEIKEIEMQMRDIEDKIHIKLLHIPNIPDESVPIGKSEEDNIEIRKWGKIREFDFKPKAHWDLGPELGMLDFERASKISGSRFSILKSQLARLERSLINFMLDVHTKEHGYMEVLPPHLVKRETMLGTGQLPKFEEEAYNTKNDDLFLIPTSEVALAGMHQNETLSFKDLPLKYVAYTPCYRREAGSYGKDVRGMIRQHQFDKVELFWYTTPEDSERALEELTSHAERILQLLELPYRVITLCSGDLGFAAAKTYDLEVWIPSYNAYKEISSCSNVKDFQARRGNTKYRTRNNKMEYVHTLNGSGLAIGRTVVAIMENYQLADGKIKVPKVLVPYMGVEVIG
- a CDS encoding LptA/OstA family protein, with the translated sequence MKKVFIMIFILSFVIISYSSTIHVSADTVKGGDEFYVLKNNVQVIKGTLEVLTDLATVTLVNDEWRKLASEGGIKIKTDTMEATAVSLEYDLKKDTGLLEGNVETVIILENNDKKIYIYCDEINFDNKNKTYSGKMNSEKELVKIIKDDYLIFSRSFEYDENTKILVLNNNVKITNPKKKIDMETTKATFKTDKNEISANKVKLTLEIEDKEENK
- a CDS encoding patatin-like phospholipase family protein codes for the protein MEYGIALGSGGIRGMAHIALLEHLELKYKNNPVSISGCSAGSIIGALYSLEPNSKLVMKKFNYIIKHSSKEINYIKKNLENKITGFAKLLSSKGILNNDLLFKLLKPLFYKKRFSDCKIPFGVVAVDIDSENIEEITEGYILDAVMASSNVPAAFTPKLMGGMTLLDGGLLEEVPINLCRKLGAKYVVASHIPQKNDKFNDGLEYINYISSLSIDYITEEKLKQADEIYIFDSIYQWYEFEKYEEIYFEAKTKLERSEEHE